A part of Aegilops tauschii subsp. strangulata cultivar AL8/78 chromosome 2, Aet v6.0, whole genome shotgun sequence genomic DNA contains:
- the LOC109747460 gene encoding uncharacterized protein, which translates to MEEPKVKARWDREATRIFCECAAAQVRLGNRPTKALTPAGYKGLIAAFNAQTGRNYVQKQFKNRWDDMKAIYSAWVFYKNKATGLGWDDVKQTITADDDQWASLIAIHKPIKAFRHGPPDSLNELAIMFEKANVDGISSVMPGVDNEEVEETETEEDIHKLYEEENETQDPSPVQPSPAQPKRKRPKSAIPCSPSKFKKNNVPKDFKRFVDHVMQEDCAGQTSKTADNDDILAIMEEVAKCGASETSDEYYMATKLFAKPSNRNFFYAMKTNEGRLNWLKRQFDDRKK; encoded by the exons ATGGAAGAACCCAAAGTAAAAGCTCGGTGGGATCGAGAGGCCACCAGAATTTTCTGTGAGTGTGCCGCTGCACAAGTACGGCTTGGAAATAGGCCAACCAAGGCTTTAACTCCTGCTGGATATAAGGGTTTAATTGCAGCCTTCAACGCACAGACCGGAAGAAACTATGTACAGAAGCAATTCAAGAATCGTTGGGATGATATGAAGGCTATATACTCTGCATGGGTATTTTACAAAAACAAAGCTACTGGGCTTGGATGGGATGATGTGAAGCAAACTATTACAGCAGACGATGATCAGTGGGCTTCATTGATTGCG ATTCACAAGCCAATTAAAGCTTTTCGCCATGGACCTCCAGATAGCTTGAATGAGCTAGCAATCATGTTTGAAAAGGCTAACGTTGATGGAATCTCATCTGTCATGCCTGGAGTGGATAATGAAGAGGTGGAAGAAACTGAAACTGAGGAAGATATACATAAGTTGTATGAAGAAGAGAATGAGACTCAAGATCCCAGCCCTGTTCAACCAAGCCCAGCACAACCAAAGCGCAAGCGTCCAAAAAGTGCAATTCCTTGTAGTCCATCCAAGTTCAAGAAAAATAATGTGCCAAAGGACTTCAAGAGGTTTGTTGATCATGTCATGCAGGAAGATTGTGCGGGCCAAACTAGTAAGACCGCTGACAATGATGATATTCTTGCCATCATGGAAGAGGTTGCCAAGTGTGGAGCCTCCGAGACTAGTGATGAGTACTATATGGCTACAAAGTTATTTGCTAAACCATCAAACCGCAACTTCTTTTATGCAATGAAGACAAATGAAGGGAGACTCAATTGGCTCAAGAGACAGTTTGATGATAGAAAGAAGTAG